In Microcaecilia unicolor chromosome 1, aMicUni1.1, whole genome shotgun sequence, the following are encoded in one genomic region:
- the LOC115460505 gene encoding tRNA methyltransferase 10 homolog C-like — MRKEEIQPVPSEKLDLDEWENVMKSGLPEKGSPEILEHEGDSSLTAIKELVEMWRMAGKTVPENISNEQLKVLMERSTKSYRKKYLKYLAIKERLKKAKKERQMAERKVMLEKPIEIEELSEPWNTFFLQSLKSFYDCMYKWRAAQSMMFGQPLVFDMVYDIYMSHREMVNTISQLLKTEGLNRKSPYPFHIHFCSLQTEGPYHKELLKHYGEAWDKLLITTTEKAHVDMFPKDKLVYLTSDSPNVMKTYEHDKIYIVGSLVDRSIQTGLSLANAKRLNLSTARLPLEKYLHWSVGKKNLTLDQMILILLTLKDTGDWKKALEFVPKRKHEGFVDTQNYSQEKINF; from the coding sequence ATGAGAAAGGAAGAAATTCAGCCAGTGCCTTCAGAAAAGCTAGACTTAGATGAGTGGGAAAATGTCATGAAATCTGGTTTGCCAGAAAAAGGCAGTCCTGAGATTCTGGAACATGAAGGAGATTCTTCATTAACTGCTATAAAGGAGCTGGTGGAGATGTGGAGAATGGCAGGCAAAACAGTCCCAGAGAACATCAGCAATGAGCAACTGAAAGTTCTCATGGAACGTTCCACCAAATCATACAGAAAGAAGTACTTAAAATACTTGGCTATTAAAGAACGTTTAAAGAAAGCAAAGAAGGAAAGACAGATGGCAGAAAGGAAGGTCATGTTGGAAAAGCCAATAGAAATAGAGGAGCTAAGTGAGCCTTGGAACACTTTCTTCCTACAGTCCTTGAAGAGTTTCTATGACTGCATGTACAAGTGGCGGGCTGCCCAGTCCATGATGTTTGGTCAGCCCCTGGTGTTTGATATGGTCTATGACATATACATGTCCCATAGGGAAATGGTGAATACAATAAGCCAGCTTTTAAAGACTGAAGGCTTGAACCGCAAATCACCGTACCCTTTCCACATCCATTTTTGCAGCCTCCAAACAGAGGGACCCTATCATAAAGAGTTACTCAAACACTATGGAGAGGCATGGGATAAATTGCTTATTACAACAACAGAAAAGGCTCATGTAGATATGTTTCCCAAGGACAAACTTGTTTACTTAACTTCAGACTCACCCAACGTAATGAAGACATATGAACATGACAAAATTTACATCGTTGGTTCACTTGTTGACAGATCTATACAAACAGGGCTTTCACTTGCCAATGCAAAGCGACTGAATCTGAGCACAGCTCGTCTTCCTTTGGAGAAGTACTTGCACTGGAGTGTTGGTAAGAAAAACCTCACACTGGATCAAATGATCCTCATTTTACTGACTTTGAAAGATACTGGTGACTGGAAGAAGGCTTTGGAATTTGTTCCTAAAAGGAAACACGAGGGGTTTGTGGACACTCAGAATTACTCCCAAGAAAAAATAAACTTTTGA